Proteins encoded by one window of Conger conger chromosome 1, fConCon1.1, whole genome shotgun sequence:
- the ddr1 gene encoding epithelial discoidin domain-containing receptor 1, with protein MAILKLLYPIVAFLVARATAQDHEWHFNSAQCRYALGMEDGSIPDSAITASSSWSDSTEAKHGRLSTGAGDGAWCPKGSVFPHGTEFLQIDLRSLHFLSLVGTQGRHAEGHGREFARSYRLQYSRDGRQWLTWRDRWSQEVVSGNENTYDVVLKDLGPPIVARMVRFYPLADRVMSVCLRVELYGCLWDDGLMAYTAPLGHVMHLSGSPIFLNDSTYDGSTEAGVQFGGLGQLCDGVLGGDDFTESKELRVWPGYDYLGWSRDALGQPSVEIEFHFQKTRAFYNMQVHSNNRHSQGVRVFSKVECQFKAGLLSPWSTPALTLMVPLSDLKDPSSRPISLPLGGQPAQILRCQFTFADRWLLISEITFSSEPYEEPPQTGAVPPLAPPAPPTTSPPHNTTSSPTTTTARTTTTSPRTTGAQSDPPTTHPSINSTANSSLSGVEFAAMTPRAGLPVAKDDSSNTAILIGCLVGIILLLLAVIAVILWRQYWKKILGKAQGSLSSDEMHVHLSVPSDNVVINNTHTYSSRYQRIHTFPEERERDAEGEYQEPNALLRPRDDRDSTALLLNNPAYHLLLSDQRHDNTWLHNCTSAQEKPDNVPQQACGFDPDEKAPPSQEEPPPYPGAPPYPQLPSVPPPVLPASGSASVPHYAEADIISLQGVSGNNTYAVPALAAPAECPPLPELPRHFLLFKEKLGEGQFGEVHLCEIENPQDLPNLEFPFNVRKGRPLLVAVKILRPDASKNARNDFLKEVKILSRLKDPNIIRLLGVCVSSDPLCMVTEYMESGDLNQYLSQRVLLDKAGPTHNSPTISYPALISMASQIASGMKFLSSLNFVHRDLATRNCLVGGGRDGDQEIKIADFGMSRNLYAGDYYRIQGRAVLPIRWMAWECILMGKFTTASDAWAFGVTLWEMLSVCQEQPYSTLTDEQVIDNAGEFFRDHGRQVNRRAHAQT; from the exons ATGGCGATCCTGAAGCTACTGTATCCAATCGTCGCCTTCCTCGTCGCCAGGGCAACCGCACAGGACCATGAGTGGCACTTCAACTCAG ctCAGTGTCGTTATGCCCTAGGGATGGAGGACGGCAGTATTCCGGACTCTGCCATCACCgcctccagctcctggtccGACTCGACCGAGGCCAAACACGGCAG gcTGAGTACGGGTGCGGGTGATGGCGCGTGGTGTCCTAAGGGCTCGGTCTTCCCTCACGGTACTGAGTTCCTGCAGATAGACCTGCGCTCGCTGCACTTCCTGTCCCTGGTGGGCACGCAGGGGCGGCACGCCGAGGGGCACGGGCGCGAGTTCGCCCGCAGCTACCGCCTCCAGTACTCCCGCGACGGCCGCCAGTGGCTCACCTGGAGGGACCGCTGGAGCCAGGAG GTGGTGTCGGGGAACGAGAACACGTACGACGTGGTTCTGAAGGACCTGGGCCCGCCCATCGTGGCCCGGATGGTCCGATTCTACCCCCTGGCCGACCGCGTGATGAGCGTGTGTCTGCGGGTGGAGCTCTACGGCTGTCTGTGGGACG ACGGCCTGATGGCGTACACCGCCCCGTTGGGTCATGTGATGCACCTGTCCGGCTCGCCCATCTTCCTCAACGACTCCACCTACGACGGGAGCACTGAAGCAGG GGTGCAGTTCGGGGGTCTGGGGCAGCTCTGCGACGGCGTGCTGGGAGGCGATGACTTCACCGAGAGCAAGGAGCTGCGGGTGTGGCCCGGGTACGACTACCTGGGCTGGAGTCGCGACGCCCTGGGACAGCCCAGCGTGGAAATCGAGTTCCACTTCCAGAAGACCCGCGCCTTCTACAACATGCAG gtccaCAGTAATAACCGGCACTCTCAGGGCGTGCGTGTCTTCAGTAAGGTGGAGTGTCAGTTCAAGGCGGGGCTGCTCTCTCCCTGGTCCACTCCGGCCCTGACTCTCATGGTGCCCCTGTCCGATCTGAAGGACCCCTCCTCGCGCCCCATCTCCCTGCCCCTGGGGGGCCAGCCCGCCCAGATCCTGCGCTGCCAGTTCACCTTCGCCGACCGCTGGCTGCTCATCAGTGAGATCACCTTCTCCTCCG AGCCGTATGAAGAGCCTCCTCAGACGGGCGCGGTCCCCCCCCTggcgccccccgcccccccgaccACCTCTCCTCCGCACAACaccacctcctcccccaccaccaccaccgcccgcaccaccaccacctctcccaGAACCACCGGCGCACAGAGTG acccccccaccacccacccatCGATCAACAGCACAGCCAACAGCTCGCTgtcag GTGTGGAATTTGCAGCCATGACCCCAAGAGCTGGGTTACCGGTTGCCAAAGACGACAGCAGCAACACAGCAatcctgattggctgcctggTGGGCATTATCCTGTTGTTATTGGCTGTGATCGCTGTTATTCTTTGGAGGCAGTACTGGAAGAAGATTCTGGGAAAG GCCCAGGGCAGCCTCTCCAGCGACGAGATGCACGTCCACCTGTCCGTCCCCTCGGACAACGTGGTgatcaataacacacacacgtactccaGCCGCTACCAGCGCATACACACCTTCCCCGAGGAGCGCGAGAGAGACGCGGAGGGGGAGTACCAGGAGCCCAACGCCCTCCTCCGGCCCAGGGACGACCGGGACAGCACAG CCTTGCTGCTAAACAACCCGGCCTATCACCTGCTACTGTCTGACCAGCGGCATGACAACACCTGGCTGCACAACTGCACCAGTGCGCAGGAAAAGCCTGACAATGTACCCCAGCAGG CGTGTGGGTTTGACCCGGACGAGAAGGCCCCTCCCTCGCAGGAGGAGCCCCCGCCGTACCCCGGAGCCCCGCCCTACCCCCAGCTGCCCTCGGTGCCCCCGCCGGTCCTGCCCGCCTCCGGCTCGGCCAGCGTGCCCCACTACGCAGAGGCCGACATCATCAGCCTGCAGGGCGTCAGCGGCAACAACACCTACGCCGTGCCCGCGCTGGCGGCCCCCGCCGAGTGCCCCCCCCTGCCCGAGCTGCCCCGCCACTTCCTGCTCTTCAAGGAGAAGCTGGGCGAGGGGCAGTTTGGAGAG gTGCACCTGTGTGAGATCGAGAACCCCCAGGACCTGCCCAACCTGGAGTTCCCCTTCAACGTGCGCAAggggcgccccctgctggtggccGTGAAGATACTGCGGCCCGATGCCTCAAAGAACGCCAG AAACGACTTCCTGAAGGAGGTGAAGATCCTGTCCCGGCTGAAAGACCCCAACATCATCCGGctgctgggggtgtgtgtgagcagcgaCCCGCTCTGCATGGTGACCGAGTACATGGAGAGCGGGGACCTCAACCAGTACCTCTCCCAGAGAGTGCTGCTGGACAAGGCCGGGCCCACACACAACTCCCCCACCATCAG tTACCCCGCCCTTATCTCGATGGCCAGTCAGATTGCGTCGGGGATGAAGTTCCTCTCCTCGCTGAACTTTGTGCACCGTGACCTCGCGACCCGCAACTGCCTTGTGGGCGGGGGGAGGGACGGGGATCAGGAGATCAAGATCGCCGATTTCGGCATGAGCAGGAACCTGTACGCCGGAGATTACTACAGGATCCAGGGGCGCGCTGTGCTGCCCATCCGCTGGATGGCCTGGGAGTGTATACTcatg